One Oscillatoria salina IIICB1 genomic window carries:
- a CDS encoding DinB family protein, producing the protein MKTTDYFQRLSQYNRWMNDRLYTVCETIPDSLRKEDRGAFFHSIHGTLNHILLADRLWLARFQQRSFPINSLNQELYADFAELRQQRQQTDIEIQTWVDSLTDEKLAAPFQFNSLSRQRECIFPLWHVTTHFFNHQTHHRGQLTTLLSQCGYDFGVTDLLWLPDTEI; encoded by the coding sequence ATGAAGACAACCGACTATTTTCAGAGATTATCTCAGTATAATCGCTGGATGAACGACCGACTTTATACAGTTTGTGAAACTATTCCCGATTCACTGCGAAAAGAAGATCGCGGCGCATTTTTCCATTCTATACACGGGACACTCAACCATATTTTACTCGCAGATCGACTTTGGTTAGCTCGATTTCAGCAGCGATCGTTCCCCATTAACTCTCTTAACCAAGAATTATACGCTGATTTTGCCGAACTGCGTCAACAACGTCAACAAACTGACATAGAAATACAAACTTGGGTTGACTCACTCACCGACGAAAAACTAGCCGCACCTTTTCAATTTAACAGCTTATCTCGCCAAAGAGAATGTATCTTTCCTTTATGGCACGTAACTACCCACTTTTTCAACCACCAAACCCATCATCGCGGTCAATTGACAACATTATTAAGTCAATGCGGTTATGATTTTGGCGTAACTGATTTACTTTGGCTACCAGACACAGAAATCTAA
- a CDS encoding DASH family cryptochrome has protein sequence MTKKRILIWYRNDLRLHDCEPLYNALEQKAQIIPFYCFDSRDYGKTSYGFPKTGSYRAQFIIESVTDLRNSLQQLSSNLIIRQGLPEIVIPEIVKQLKIDLVYYHEEVTTEELAVETELDKLGVDLVAFWGATLHHIDDLPFEISNTPEIYTQFRKQVEKSSIVNPPFPPPKTLPQLPEIEPGAIPKIAELGLEPPVYDERAALHFQGGESAGKARLEQYLWQENLLKDYKQTRNKMLGADYSSKFSPWLARGCLSPRYIYEKVQKYERERVKNDSTYWLIFELRWRDYFRFICSKHGNKVFYQSGIKGLDIDWKEDWERFTLWQAGKTGFPLVDANMREISATGFMSNRGRQNVASFLTKNLGINWQMGAEWFESLLIDYDVCSNWGNWNYVAGVGNDARGFRFFNIIKQSKDYDPEGKYLRHWLPELASLPAKKIHEPWQLSREEQSKFGVILGVDYPQPVVNLFKSAKANEKIYNAAANKVD, from the coding sequence ATGACTAAAAAGCGTATTTTAATTTGGTATCGCAACGACTTACGCCTCCACGATTGCGAACCATTATATAACGCACTCGAACAAAAAGCCCAAATAATTCCCTTTTATTGTTTTGACTCCAGAGACTACGGAAAAACTAGCTACGGTTTTCCCAAAACTGGCTCGTATCGCGCCCAATTTATCATTGAAAGTGTAACAGACTTACGCAATTCTCTCCAACAGTTAAGCAGCAATTTAATTATCCGTCAAGGTTTACCAGAAATTGTCATTCCAGAAATAGTCAAACAACTCAAGATCGATCTCGTTTATTATCACGAAGAAGTCACCACTGAAGAGTTAGCAGTAGAAACAGAATTAGACAAACTCGGAGTTGATTTAGTCGCTTTTTGGGGAGCAACTTTACATCACATCGATGACTTACCATTTGAGATTAGCAACACACCCGAAATATATACTCAATTTCGCAAACAGGTTGAAAAATCCTCAATTGTTAATCCTCCCTTTCCTCCCCCAAAAACTTTGCCTCAGCTACCAGAAATTGAACCCGGTGCAATACCTAAAATCGCAGAATTAGGACTCGAACCACCAGTTTATGACGAAAGAGCAGCTTTACATTTTCAAGGCGGTGAAAGCGCAGGCAAAGCCAGATTAGAACAATATTTGTGGCAAGAAAATTTACTCAAAGATTACAAACAAACCCGCAATAAAATGTTAGGTGCAGATTATTCCTCAAAGTTTTCTCCTTGGTTAGCTAGGGGATGTTTATCGCCTCGCTATATTTACGAAAAAGTGCAGAAATACGAACGAGAAAGAGTAAAAAATGATTCTACCTATTGGCTGATTTTTGAGCTACGTTGGCGCGATTATTTTCGCTTTATTTGCAGCAAACACGGCAATAAAGTATTTTATCAATCGGGAATTAAAGGATTAGATATTGACTGGAAAGAAGACTGGGAAAGATTCACCCTTTGGCAAGCAGGAAAGACAGGCTTCCCCTTAGTTGATGCGAATATGCGCGAAATTTCCGCAACCGGATTTATGTCTAATCGTGGCAGACAAAATGTGGCTAGTTTCTTAACCAAAAATTTAGGAATTAATTGGCAAATGGGTGCAGAATGGTTCGAGTCACTACTGATAGACTACGATGTTTGTAGTAACTGGGGTAATTGGAATTACGTTGCTGGTGTCGGAAATGATGCCCGTGGTTTTCGTTTTTTTAATATTATCAAACAATCGAAAGATTACGACCCAGAGGGCAAATATTTGCGGCATTGGCTACCGGAACTTGCTTCTTTACCAGCCAAAAAAATACACGAACCGTGGCAATTGTCAAGGGAAGAACAAAGTAAATTTGGTGTGATACTTGGTGTCGATTATCCTCAGCCCGTGGTTAATTTATTTAAGTCAGCAAAAGCTAACGAAAAAATCTACAATGCTGCTGCAAATAAAGTGGATTAA
- a CDS encoding Uma2 family endonuclease has translation MNSVTIDFNPIIKISDEQFYQLCRANPELKFERNADGEIIIMSPTGGETGNWNAELTIEFGIWNRQTKLGKVFDSSTCFKLPNNANRSPDVAWIKQDRWDALTDSQKEKFPPIAPDFVLELMSPNDILKVTQDKMKEYLKNQVKLGWLLNPKTRKVEIYRLGKAVEILDDPAEISGENVLPGFVLRLAVIWAN, from the coding sequence ATGAATTCGGTAACTATAGACTTCAACCCAATTATCAAAATAAGCGACGAGCAATTTTACCAACTCTGTCGCGCAAATCCCGAGCTAAAATTTGAACGAAATGCTGATGGAGAAATAATCATTATGTCACCGACGGGAGGAGAAACGGGAAACTGGAATGCTGAATTAACGATTGAGTTCGGAATTTGGAATCGTCAAACCAAGTTAGGGAAAGTATTTGATTCTTCTACTTGTTTCAAACTTCCTAATAATGCAAATCGTTCTCCGGATGTAGCTTGGATTAAACAAGATCGCTGGGATGCACTTACTGATAGCCAAAAAGAGAAATTTCCGCCGATTGCACCTGATTTTGTTTTAGAATTAATGTCGCCTAACGATATCTTAAAGGTAACTCAGGATAAAATGAAAGAATATCTCAAAAATCAGGTAAAATTAGGTTGGTTACTGAATCCAAAAACTCGCAAAGTAGAAATTTATCGTTTGGGAAAAGCAGTAGAAATTTTAGACGATCCTGCCGAAATTTCTGGAGAAAATGTTTTACCTGGTTTTGTACTGAGATTAGCAGTAATTTGGGCTAATTAA
- a CDS encoding TRAP transporter large permease, producing MGYDWLGPVMFAGALVLLSGGYPVAFSLGGAAMVFGAIGVSLGVFNPAFMTAMPGRIFNIMSNYTLLAIPYFIFLGAMLEKTGIAERLLETMGILFGRLRGGLALAVVLVGALLAATTGVVAATVVAMGLISLPIMLRYGYSKELATGVIAASGTLGQIIPPSVVLVVLADQLGISVGDLFIGSLLPGLLMAAAFALHVIVVAFLKPSVAPALPAQVREISGKDLWVRVFLVMIPPLLLILLVLGSIFFGIATPTEAGAVGSLGAIALALFNRQLNWAALKQVCDSTLRITTMVIFILIGSTAFSLVFRGLHGDRFMFDLLANLPGGQFGFLLVSMLAVFILGFFIDFFEIAFIVVPIFLPVAKALGIDLVWYGVILGANLQTSFLTPPFGFALFYLRGVAPPEVKTEEIYRGVIPFIFLQVFVLILIITFPQIVSFLPSLTS from the coding sequence ATGGGTTATGACTGGCTAGGACCAGTAATGTTTGCTGGGGCGTTAGTGTTGTTATCTGGTGGTTATCCAGTGGCATTTTCCCTGGGCGGCGCGGCAATGGTTTTCGGCGCGATCGGTGTAAGTTTAGGTGTATTTAACCCAGCCTTTATGACGGCGATGCCAGGGCGAATTTTTAATATTATGTCGAATTACACGCTGCTGGCAATTCCCTATTTTATTTTTCTCGGTGCCATGTTGGAAAAGACGGGAATTGCTGAGAGGTTGCTGGAAACAATGGGGATTTTGTTCGGGCGACTGAGAGGCGGTTTGGCGCTGGCTGTGGTGTTGGTGGGTGCTTTGCTAGCGGCGACTACTGGTGTGGTAGCGGCGACGGTGGTAGCGATGGGATTGATTTCTCTACCGATTATGTTGCGCTACGGTTATAGCAAGGAGTTGGCGACTGGGGTGATTGCGGCTTCGGGAACTTTAGGACAAATTATTCCACCGAGTGTAGTTTTGGTGGTTTTGGCGGATCAGTTGGGAATTTCCGTGGGAGATTTGTTTATTGGTTCGTTGCTTCCGGGTTTATTGATGGCGGCGGCGTTTGCGCTGCACGTAATTGTGGTGGCGTTTTTGAAGCCGAGTGTTGCACCTGCTTTACCTGCACAGGTGCGAGAAATAAGCGGGAAGGATTTGTGGGTGAGAGTTTTCTTGGTGATGATCCCGCCGTTGTTGTTGATTTTGTTGGTGTTGGGAAGTATCTTTTTCGGGATTGCTACGCCCACCGAAGCGGGTGCAGTGGGTTCCTTGGGCGCGATCGCGCTAGCTTTGTTTAATCGTCAGTTGAATTGGGCAGCTTTGAAACAAGTTTGCGACAGTACGCTGCGAATTACCACGATGGTCATTTTTATCTTGATTGGTTCGACAGCGTTTAGCTTGGTGTTTCGTGGTTTGCATGGCGATCGCTTTATGTTCGATCTTCTGGCGAATTTGCCCGGTGGTCAATTTGGCTTTTTGCTTGTCAGTATGTTAGCTGTCTTTATTTTGGGCTTTTTTATCGATTTCTTTGAAATTGCTTTTATCGTTGTGCCAATATTTTTGCCCGTGGCAAAGGCATTGGGGATTGATTTAGTTTGGTATGGAGTAATTTTAGGGGCAAATTTGCAAACTTCGTTTTTAACGCCACCTTTTGGATTTGCTTTGTTTTACCTCCGTGGAGTAGCACCCCCGGAAGTTAAAACTGAAGAAATTTATCGCGGGGTAATTCCGTTTATTTTTCTTCAGGTGTTCGTGCTAATCTTGATTATTACTTTTCCGCAAATCGTTAGTTTTCTGCCTTCTTTGACTAGCTGA
- a CDS encoding TRAP transporter small permease subunit has product MQILLKIASIIDTINQWIGRLVYWLVLVMVLVGVWNVLGRYLGRWLGQNLTSNALIEIQWYLFDLVFLLGAAYALKHDDHVRVDLFYKDWSPKRKALANLIGTLLFLIPFCLMVIYFSWEWTLNSWVIFEQSPDPGGLPRYPIKSMIIISFVLLILQGISEAIKNWAIFRE; this is encoded by the coding sequence ATGCAAATCTTACTTAAAATAGCGAGCATAATCGATACAATTAACCAATGGATCGGACGCTTGGTTTATTGGCTAGTCTTGGTGATGGTATTGGTTGGAGTTTGGAATGTTTTGGGGAGATATTTAGGGCGTTGGCTAGGGCAAAATTTAACCTCAAATGCTTTAATTGAAATTCAGTGGTATTTGTTCGATCTAGTGTTTTTATTAGGTGCGGCTTATGCACTGAAGCATGACGATCACGTGCGAGTAGATTTGTTTTATAAAGACTGGAGTCCGAAGCGAAAAGCTTTAGCTAATTTGATTGGGACTTTACTCTTTTTGATTCCTTTCTGCTTAATGGTGATTTATTTTTCTTGGGAATGGACGTTGAATTCTTGGGTAATTTTTGAACAATCTCCCGATCCAGGTGGCTTGCCTCGTTATCCGATTAAATCGATGATTATTATTAGCTTTGTCTTGCTAATTCTGCAAGGAATTTCTGAGGCGATTAAAAATTGGGCAATTTTTAGAGAGTAG
- the aroB gene encoding 3-dehydroquinate synthase produces the protein MPSVIHVNLPQDYYEVAIAPGSLAQLGNKLKKLKLGKKVLVVSNPEIFAHYGATAVKSLEAAGFDVSSQMIPAGEEYKTLASIEQIYDTALANYLERSSTLVALGGGVIGDMTGFAAATWLRGIKVVQVPTSLLAMVDASIGGKTGVNHPKGKNLIGAFHQPRLVLIDPQVLKTLPAREFRAGMAEVIKYGVIWDAELFAALEKSEILDNLDYLEPDLLQTIITHSCQAKADVVSKDEKESGLRAILNYGHTIAHAIESLTGYSLINHGEAVGIGMVLAGEIAAKINLWSHEDAQRQNALIEKAGLPTQVPLMLEIDAILAALKSDKKVRAGKIRFVLPTRIGEAIVTGDVSSEIIREVLQQNFRSVA, from the coding sequence ATGCCATCAGTGATTCACGTTAACTTACCCCAAGATTACTACGAAGTCGCGATCGCGCCCGGTAGTCTCGCCCAACTCGGTAACAAGCTGAAAAAGCTAAAATTAGGCAAAAAAGTGCTAGTAGTCTCAAATCCAGAGATCTTCGCTCATTACGGAGCAACAGCAGTAAAATCTCTCGAAGCGGCGGGCTTTGATGTCTCCAGCCAAATGATTCCCGCAGGTGAAGAGTATAAAACCCTCGCTAGTATCGAACAAATTTATGATACCGCCTTAGCCAACTATCTCGAACGCTCCTCAACCTTAGTCGCATTAGGCGGCGGCGTAATTGGCGACATGACAGGTTTTGCCGCAGCTACCTGGCTGCGCGGGATTAAAGTAGTGCAAGTGCCAACTTCCCTCTTAGCAATGGTAGATGCTTCCATTGGCGGCAAAACCGGAGTCAACCATCCCAAAGGCAAAAATTTAATTGGTGCTTTCCACCAACCGCGATTGGTATTAATCGATCCGCAAGTGTTAAAAACCCTTCCAGCCCGCGAATTTCGGGCAGGAATGGCAGAAGTAATTAAATACGGTGTAATTTGGGATGCCGAATTATTCGCCGCCTTGGAAAAAAGCGAGATCCTGGATAATTTAGACTACTTAGAGCCAGACTTATTGCAAACAATTATTACTCATTCTTGCCAAGCAAAAGCAGATGTGGTAAGTAAAGACGAAAAAGAATCAGGATTGCGAGCAATTCTCAATTACGGACATACGATCGCCCACGCGATCGAAAGCTTAACCGGGTATAGTTTAATTAACCACGGCGAAGCAGTAGGCATTGGCATGGTCTTAGCCGGAGAAATAGCTGCTAAAATTAACCTGTGGAGCCACGAAGATGCCCAGCGCCAAAATGCGTTAATCGAAAAAGCAGGATTACCGACACAAGTACCCTTAATGCTAGAGATTGACGCAATTTTAGCAGCATTGAAAAGCGACAAGAAAGTCAGGGCTGGAAAAATTCGCTTCGTATTACCGACTCGGATTGGCGAAGCGATCGTCACTGGAGATGTATCATCAGAAATTATTCGCGAAGTATTGCAGCAAAATTTCCGCAGCGTTGCATAA
- the petL gene encoding cytochrome b6-f complex subunit PetL: MLISIPGTIAYFGFLFAFTVLALGMYFTFRAIKLI; the protein is encoded by the coding sequence ATGTTAATTTCGATTCCTGGTACTATTGCTTACTTTGGCTTTTTATTCGCTTTTACTGTTCTTGCTTTGGGAATGTATTTTACCTTCCGCGCCATCAAACTGATCTAA
- a CDS encoding zinc ribbon domain-containing protein codes for MVKLKAEKAGVKVIEVNPNGTTTDCSVCGVKVPKTLKDRTHNCSNCHTSICRDLNAARNVKYRAVGHSVLKAYRVSVREASPPGEAIAGVGKKPALTC; via the coding sequence ATGGTAAAACTCAAAGCTGAAAAAGCTGGTGTGAAAGTGATTGAAGTTAACCCTAACGGTACTACTACTGATTGTAGTGTTTGTGGTGTAAAAGTACCCAAAACACTAAAAGATAGAACACATAATTGTAGTAATTGCCATACATCTATCTGTAGGGACTTAAACGCTGCAAGAAATGTAAAATACAGGGCGGTAGGGCATTCCGTCCTTAAAGCTTACCGAGTATCCGTTCGCGAAGCGTCTCCGCCAGGAGAAGCAATAGCTGGAGTTGGTAAGAAGCCCGCGCTTACCTGTTAA
- a CDS encoding histone deacetylase family protein yields the protein MLPVIYSDQFLAHDTGRFHPERPERLTAIVKALQNAPWADRIDWQLPTPPQERNVLFWLEQLHDRDYIQLVKEVATGGGGRIDLDTAVSPQSYDVAMLAVSAWLDGVDRVLTSNDPVFVLARPPGHHAERRTGMGFCLFSNAAIAANYALTQPNIKRVAILDWDVHHGNGTQYLLETNPQIAYISLHQSPCYPGTGNASERGMYANVLNLPMSAGSAIAEYQAAFADRVIPFLTKFDPDLLIVSAGYDANDADPLAGISLQPEDYGIFTKYCLQITRRILFGLEGGYDLQALADSVLATIANCLA from the coding sequence ATGTTGCCAGTCATTTATTCTGACCAATTTCTCGCTCACGATACAGGTCGATTTCATCCGGAACGACCGGAACGCCTCACAGCTATTGTAAAGGCTCTCCAAAATGCTCCTTGGGCAGATCGAATTGATTGGCAATTACCCACACCCCCCCAAGAAAGAAATGTTCTGTTTTGGCTCGAACAGTTACACGATCGCGATTATATTCAGTTAGTCAAGGAAGTTGCTACGGGTGGTGGCGGCAGGATCGACCTAGATACGGCTGTTTCTCCTCAAAGTTATGATGTGGCAATGCTGGCGGTTAGTGCTTGGTTGGATGGAGTCGATCGAGTCCTCACTAGCAACGATCCGGTTTTTGTCTTAGCACGTCCTCCAGGACATCACGCGGAAAGACGAACTGGGATGGGTTTTTGTTTATTTTCCAATGCGGCGATCGCGGCAAATTATGCTTTAACTCAACCGAACATCAAACGAGTGGCGATCCTTGACTGGGATGTTCATCACGGTAACGGTACTCAATATCTCCTCGAAACTAATCCCCAAATTGCTTATATTTCCTTGCATCAGTCTCCTTGTTATCCGGGAACTGGAAATGCTTCCGAACGAGGAATGTACGCTAATGTCCTGAATTTACCCATGTCTGCGGGTAGCGCGATCGCTGAATATCAAGCCGCTTTTGCCGATCGGGTTATCCCTTTTTTAACTAAGTTTGACCCCGATTTGTTAATTGTTAGTGCGGGTTACGATGCTAATGATGCCGATCCCTTAGCCGGAATTTCCTTGCAACCAGAAGATTATGGCATCTTTACTAAATATTGTCTGCAAATAACTCGCCGGATTCTCTTCGGACTTGAAGGAGGCTACGATTTACAGGCTTTAGCTGACTCGGTACTAGCAACAATTGCTAATTGCTTGGCTTAA
- the gyrA gene encoding DNA gyrase subunit A, with the protein MTFSSERIIPTDLRNEMSRSYLEYAMSVIVGRALPDAKDGLKPVHRRILYAMYELGLTPERPFRKCARVVGEVLGKYHPHGDSAVYDALVRMAQSFSMRDPLIAGHGNFGSVDNDPPAAMRYTECRLQSLTTNALLRDIESETVDFVDNFDGSQQEPVVLPARIPQLLLNGASGIAVGMATNIPPHNLGELIEGAIALIHNPEISDPGLREFIKGPDFPTGGQILGVSGIRDAYITGRGSITMRGVAQIETIEQRGRPDRDAIIITELPFQTNKAALIEKIAEMVNDKRLEGISDIRDESDRSGMRIVVELRRDSNPRVVLNNLYKQTPLQMNFGANMLALVDGEPQLLTLKQFLQVFLDFRIEAITRRTQYELRKAQERDHLLQGLLIALENLDAVIRLIRAAADSATAKAQLVEQFGLSEVQADAILQMQLRRLTALEAEKILAEHEELLLKIADLQDILAKRERIEAIIESEVTEIKETHATPRRTAIVPDEGEILDTDLIANAQAIVLLTEQGYIKRMPVDTFGAQSRATRGKAAAKIKEDDGVEHFLSCCDHDHVLFFSDRGVVYSVPAYQIPAGSRTARGVPIVQMLPISRDEKITSMVSVSEFTEDEYLVMLTRNGYIKKTALSAFSKIRANGLIAISLAEGDQLRWVRLAREEDSIIIGSRQGMAIHFKADRQQLRPLGRSTRGVKSMKLRKNDEIISMDVISAQVTASIATAADEDDDENNEDLNSEELITPGPWVLAITTGGYGKRVPVTKFRLQNRAGKGLTATKFRGKEDRLVALHVVHQDDELMLITNRGIMIRQAVNAIPPQSRTATGVRVQRLDEDDAIAAVALVPPAAEDEEEEESAAETE; encoded by the coding sequence ATGACCTTCTCCTCAGAGCGGATTATCCCGACCGATCTGCGTAATGAAATGTCCAGATCATACCTGGAATATGCAATGAGCGTAATTGTCGGTCGGGCGCTCCCAGATGCAAAGGACGGTCTCAAACCCGTACACCGCCGCATTCTTTACGCTATGTACGAGCTAGGACTGACACCAGAACGTCCTTTTCGCAAATGCGCCCGCGTGGTAGGGGAAGTTCTCGGTAAGTATCATCCTCACGGAGATTCGGCAGTTTACGATGCTCTGGTGCGGATGGCACAAAGTTTCTCGATGCGCGATCCTTTAATTGCCGGACATGGTAACTTTGGCTCGGTGGATAACGACCCGCCGGCGGCGATGCGTTACACTGAATGTCGCTTACAATCTTTGACGACTAATGCACTGCTGCGAGATATTGAGTCAGAAACGGTAGATTTTGTCGATAACTTTGACGGTTCGCAGCAAGAACCAGTAGTTTTACCTGCGAGAATTCCCCAGTTATTGCTTAACGGTGCAAGTGGTATTGCCGTAGGGATGGCGACGAATATCCCACCACACAACTTGGGAGAGTTGATTGAGGGTGCGATCGCCTTAATTCACAATCCAGAAATTAGTGATCCCGGGTTGCGGGAGTTTATTAAAGGTCCCGATTTCCCCACCGGAGGGCAAATTTTAGGCGTGTCGGGAATTAGAGATGCCTATATTACCGGACGCGGTTCGATTACGATGCGAGGTGTGGCTCAAATCGAAACGATCGAACAGCGCGGACGACCCGATCGCGATGCGATTATTATTACCGAACTACCTTTCCAAACTAATAAAGCCGCTTTGATTGAAAAAATCGCCGAAATGGTGAATGATAAGCGCCTGGAAGGTATTTCTGATATTCGCGACGAAAGCGATCGCTCTGGGATGCGAATTGTGGTCGAACTACGACGGGATTCTAATCCTCGCGTGGTTTTGAATAATTTGTACAAGCAAACGCCTCTGCAAATGAATTTTGGGGCGAATATGCTGGCGTTGGTAGATGGCGAACCTCAATTACTCACCCTCAAACAATTTTTGCAGGTTTTCCTCGACTTCCGCATTGAGGCAATTACCAGAAGAACGCAATACGAACTGCGGAAAGCTCAAGAGCGCGATCATCTTTTGCAAGGTTTGTTAATCGCTCTAGAGAATTTAGATGCGGTAATTCGCTTGATTCGTGCGGCTGCTGATAGCGCGACGGCGAAAGCTCAATTGGTCGAACAATTCGGTTTGTCGGAAGTGCAAGCAGATGCAATTCTGCAAATGCAGTTACGCCGTTTAACAGCTTTGGAAGCGGAGAAAATTCTCGCCGAACATGAAGAGTTGCTGCTGAAAATTGCCGATTTACAAGATATTTTGGCAAAACGCGAGCGGATTGAAGCAATTATTGAGTCAGAAGTTACCGAGATTAAAGAAACTCACGCCACTCCCCGTCGCACAGCCATTGTTCCCGATGAAGGCGAAATCCTGGATACGGATTTAATTGCTAATGCTCAGGCGATCGTTTTACTAACCGAACAAGGTTATATTAAACGGATGCCAGTGGATACGTTTGGGGCGCAAAGTCGCGCAACTCGCGGAAAAGCTGCCGCGAAAATTAAGGAAGATGACGGTGTAGAGCATTTCTTGAGTTGCTGCGACCACGACCATGTCTTGTTCTTTAGCGATCGCGGCGTAGTTTACTCGGTTCCAGCTTACCAAATTCCGGCTGGCTCCCGTACCGCACGCGGCGTGCCGATCGTCCAAATGCTCCCGATTTCTCGCGATGAAAAAATTACCTCGATGGTATCTGTCAGCGAGTTTACCGAAGATGAATATTTGGTCATGCTCACTCGCAATGGTTATATCAAGAAAACCGCACTCTCAGCATTTAGTAAAATTCGCGCTAACGGTTTGATTGCTATTTCTCTTGCAGAAGGAGATCAGTTACGCTGGGTACGACTCGCTCGCGAAGAAGACAGCATCATCATCGGTTCTCGTCAAGGTATGGCAATCCATTTTAAAGCAGACCGCCAGCAATTGCGTCCTCTCGGACGTTCCACGCGGGGTGTCAAATCGATGAAACTGCGGAAAAATGACGAAATTATTAGCATGGACGTGATTTCTGCCCAGGTTACTGCTAGTATTGCCACGGCTGCTGACGAAGACGACGATGAGAACAATGAAGACTTGAATAGCGAAGAGTTAATTACCCCAGGTCCTTGGGTGTTAGCCATTACCACTGGCGGTTATGGTAAACGAGTACCTGTCACCAAATTCCGCCTGCAAAATCGTGCGGGCAAAGGCTTGACAGCAACCAAATTTCGTGGTAAGGAAGATCGACTGGTAGCCTTACACGTTGTCCATCAAGACGACGAGTTAATGCTGATCACCAACCGAGGAATCATGATTCGTCAAGCAGTTAACGCGATTCCACCCCAATCGCGCACAGCCACAGGAGTAAGAGTGCAAAGACTAGACGAAGACGACGCGATCGCTGCTGTCGCTTTAGTCCCTCCGGCGGCTGAAGACGAAGAGGAAGAGGAAAGTGCAGCAGAAACCGAGTAA
- a CDS encoding nuclear transport factor 2 family protein — protein sequence MLDEKQVNQLAQEWLESWNSHNIDRIISHYEDDVELTSPVVTQLLGDVSGTVRGKENLKAYFLKGLAAYPDLKFEPIEVLSGINSIVIYYLNQRGTHTAEYMEITRSRKIARVVANYSQVTRK from the coding sequence ATGCTCGACGAAAAACAAGTTAACCAACTCGCTCAAGAATGGCTCGAATCCTGGAATTCTCATAATATTGACAGGATTATTTCTCATTACGAAGATGATGTGGAATTGACTTCTCCCGTAGTAACACAATTGCTAGGTGATGTATCGGGAACAGTTCGCGGTAAAGAAAACTTAAAAGCTTATTTCTTGAAGGGATTAGCAGCTTATCCAGATTTAAAATTTGAACCGATTGAAGTATTATCTGGGATTAATAGCATAGTTATCTATTACCTTAACCAGCGCGGAACGCATACCGCCGAATATATGGAAATCACGCGATCGCGGAAAATAGCCCGAGTTGTTGCTAACTATAGTCAAGTTACTCGTAAATAA
- a CDS encoding Bax inhibitor-1/YccA family protein has product MITVAQARPDERAKFIEKTYLHLAGAVGAFILVEVILFMTGIAGLLLQFVAASRFSWLFFLGGFALLGWFSRELTAKADSVQTQYIGLGIYVVAEALIFAPLLYIAAFFSDPTVIPTAGILTLLMFAGLTAVAFTTKKDFTFLGSILKIGGFVALGLILCSAIFGFTLGLLFSVIMVVFASAAILYDTSKIMNHYSSDQYVAASLELFASVALLFWYILRIVMALSSRR; this is encoded by the coding sequence ATGATTACCGTAGCACAAGCTCGTCCCGACGAAAGAGCTAAATTTATTGAGAAAACATACTTACATCTTGCCGGAGCAGTTGGCGCATTTATCCTCGTCGAAGTCATATTATTTATGACAGGAATCGCCGGATTATTGCTTCAATTTGTCGCCGCAAGTCGATTTAGTTGGTTATTCTTTTTAGGAGGATTTGCACTTCTCGGTTGGTTTTCCAGAGAATTGACAGCCAAGGCAGACTCGGTACAAACTCAGTATATTGGTTTAGGAATTTATGTAGTTGCAGAAGCGCTCATTTTTGCCCCTTTACTTTACATTGCTGCCTTTTTTTCCGATCCTACCGTGATTCCTACTGCTGGCATTCTCACACTGTTAATGTTTGCAGGTTTAACCGCAGTTGCCTTTACTACCAAAAAAGATTTTACCTTCCTTGGAAGCATCTTAAAAATTGGTGGTTTTGTCGCCCTCGGCTTAATTCTTTGCAGTGCAATTTTTGGCTTCACTTTAGGGCTTTTATTCTCAGTCATCATGGTTGTTTTCGCCTCAGCAGCGATTCTCTATGACACTTCTAAAATAATGAATCATTACTCTAGCGATCAATATGTCGCTGCTTCTTTGGAATTATTTGCTTCAGTTGCACTGCTGTTTTGGTACATTTTGCGTATCGTTATGGCACTTTCTTCTCGGCGTTAG